Part of the Heliomicrobium gestii genome is shown below.
CCAGTCGATCTTCTGTTGACCCTGGGGGGCAAGATTGATGTCGCGAATCATTGAATCCACAAATAAGTCCTCCTCAAGCATCATGCAATTTACTCAACCCCGCTGTTCGAGGGCGGTTGAACATCAGTAGGGACCGGCGGAGCGCCTGGGATGACGCGATTGGGCGTTGCCGGATTTAGCGCGTCAGGCGGGCGGGCCGGGGTCGGCGACGGAGCCGACGGACCTGACGGTTGTGGGGGCTTTGGGGCGCCTGGAGTGGTCTGCGTCTTGCCAGTAGACGTCTTATCAATGGGTGTTCCAGGAGCGCTAGGACTTTGGGCGGTGCCGGCTTTTTGCTCGCCGTTGCTCTTCCCATCAGAATGAACGGCAGCTTTGCCGGCCTGTTCCGCGCCCGCTTTTCCCCCGAGTGGAGAATCGGTAACCGGTTGAGGCCCTTTGTCGTCGTCCGGGCTCACCTCTTCCGGTTCCGCCTTTGGTTTTTCTTTGGGCTTATCGAGGACGACGATGCTTTCATCGATGATCTTAGTATTCATCACGCCGCGCATGAAATCAAGCGCCGCTTGGCGCGATTTTGCCGGATCGACCTGCCAATAGCTGAGGCCATTGAGGGTGACAAAGTTCCCAGGCAAGGTGTTCGCCACGATGTTGCCTGCATTCCAGTCTTTGGCCTTCATGGCCAGGGAGACGAGATCGCCGGCGCCCAGATTGGTGTCGACGTCTTTGACCAGTTGAGGCGCAAGGGCAGGGAGTTTCCACACCGTGTTTACCTGCAGCGCCTGTTTGGCAAGGGCTTGGAGAAACTTCTGCTGCCGTTGGGTCCGGCTGATATCGCCCAGTTCGTCTGACCGGAACCGCACATACTGGAGCGCCTCTTTGCCGCTTAACCTTTGAAGACCCTTTTTTAAATTAATTAAATCTTCCGGATTTCCTTCATTGTGGTACATGTTTTTTTCGATGTCGATTTCTACGCCGCCGAGCGTATCGACGATTTCTCGAAAACCATTAAAATCCGTCTTGATATAATAGTCGATAGGAATCCCCAGCAGTTCCTCCACTGTTTTCCGAGTCAGCGGAACACCGCCGTACATGTGGGCCGCGTTGATCTTGTCCATGCCGTGTCCGTCGATCTTGACGCGCGTGTCCCGGGGGATCGAGAGCAAATAGAGTTTTTTGTCCTGGCGATCGACACTGGCGACAATGATCGTGTCAGTGCGTCCATCGATTTCACCAGGGCGGTTGTCGACTGCCAGCAGGAGCACATTCATCCGCCGTTTGAGCTCCGAATCCGACAAGGGACCCTCCGAATTGAAGGGATCGCTCAGCAAATCGGGACGTAAAATCCCGTATGTAACCCCTGCGGTCACCCCCAAGAGCAACATAAGACCAAAAAAGATCATCAGCCTCGGTCTGGCTTTCCAAAGTTTCATCGAATCACCTGCCTTGAATCGTTCTACGATGAGGGGGGCATAACTTGTCGAATCGGTTTACTGGCGAAGACATTGTCGCCCATCATTCTACCACGAAAACGGTCTCATTAATAAAGATTTTCTAACCAGAGGGAATGTTTGCGGCCCGACACCTCACCAGCGCCGTTAACAGTCGAAAAAAAAAGAAAACAAAAGAGGAGGCTATGGGCCTCCCCTTCCAGACACCTCTGTTATTTCTTTTCAATCACGCTGCCGCAAACGAGACACCGTTCCAGATCATCGCCTTCGACATTATCACAGTCTTTGCATTGAGGAGATT
Proteins encoded:
- a CDS encoding LCP family glycopolymer transferase — encoded protein: MKLWKARPRLMIFFGLMLLLGVTAGVTYGILRPDLLSDPFNSEGPLSDSELKRRMNVLLLAVDNRPGEIDGRTDTIIVASVDRQDKKLYLLSIPRDTRVKIDGHGMDKINAAHMYGGVPLTRKTVEELLGIPIDYYIKTDFNGFREIVDTLGGVEIDIEKNMYHNEGNPEDLINLKKGLQRLSGKEALQYVRFRSDELGDISRTQRQQKFLQALAKQALQVNTVWKLPALAPQLVKDVDTNLGAGDLVSLAMKAKDWNAGNIVANTLPGNFVTLNGLSYWQVDPAKSRQAALDFMRGVMNTKIIDESIVVLDKPKEKPKAEPEEVSPDDDKGPQPVTDSPLGGKAGAEQAGKAAVHSDGKSNGEQKAGTAQSPSAPGTPIDKTSTGKTQTTPGAPKPPQPSGPSAPSPTPARPPDALNPATPNRVIPGAPPVPTDVQPPSNSGVE